A part of Deinococcus cellulosilyticus NBRC 106333 = KACC 11606 genomic DNA contains:
- a CDS encoding alpha/beta fold hydrolase — MNILKTLDLRQGPVQYSDTGSGEPILFLHGAMLSARLWRNIIPKLERHYRCIAPTLPMGGHTLPMPESADLSPQGQVQVIMELMDRLQLPEVTVVANDTGGALAQFLMNRCPERLKKVVLTNCDAFEIFPPRQFQYLVTCMKWPPFVDLMALNLRIPFARNLPFTLGDMSVKPLEIMDEYLQPLLNQKAIRRDLRKLFIGIHPRDTQKAAEGLPRFQKPVLVVWGKKDRLFPQELGRRLAAALPKSQLIWLENSKTLVPEDQPELLTELVHLFMEDRPLPSGSVQSGTRSERTYRRNA, encoded by the coding sequence ATGAACATTTTGAAGACTCTGGACCTCAGGCAGGGTCCGGTGCAGTACTCTGACACCGGCAGTGGAGAACCCATCCTTTTTCTTCATGGGGCGATGTTGAGTGCCCGCCTCTGGAGGAACATCATCCCGAAACTCGAAAGACATTACCGCTGCATTGCTCCCACCTTGCCAATGGGAGGCCACACCCTGCCCATGCCTGAAAGTGCAGACCTGAGCCCTCAGGGTCAGGTTCAGGTGATCATGGAACTGATGGACCGCCTGCAGTTGCCGGAGGTGACGGTGGTGGCCAACGACACTGGAGGGGCACTGGCCCAGTTTCTGATGAACCGCTGTCCGGAGCGCCTGAAGAAGGTGGTGCTGACCAACTGTGATGCGTTTGAAATCTTTCCCCCTCGCCAGTTTCAGTACCTGGTGACCTGCATGAAATGGCCTCCTTTTGTGGACCTGATGGCCCTCAATCTGCGCATTCCTTTCGCTCGCAACCTGCCTTTTACGCTGGGCGACATGAGTGTGAAACCTCTGGAAATCATGGATGAGTACCTGCAACCCCTGCTGAACCAGAAAGCCATCCGCAGGGACTTGAGAAAACTGTTCATCGGCATCCACCCCAGGGACACCCAGAAGGCCGCCGAAGGGCTTCCTCGATTCCAGAAACCCGTGCTGGTGGTGTGGGGTAAAAAAGACCGCCTGTTCCCCCAGGAACTTGGCCGCAGACTGGCCGCCGCCCTCCCGAAATCTCAGTTGATCTGGCTGGAAAACAGCAAAACCCTGGTCCCCGAAGACCAGCCTGAATTGCTGACAGAGCTGGTGCACCTGTTCATGGAGGACCGCCCCCTCCCTTCAGGGTCAGTTCAGAGTGGGACCCGATCTGAGAGGACTTATCGCAGGAACGCTTGA